In Sardina pilchardus chromosome 8, fSarPil1.1, whole genome shotgun sequence, the genomic window CGCAATGTGTCAACATGCGCACAAGTAACATTAAAACCAACCACTCTAATCATTTTTAATTACACAAGTAAAGACAATCAATTAATCCATGAAGACAAATAGAGCTCATTCTTCTTTATTCTTTACACAACATTATCTCAAAAGACTTGTAAAAGTATGGAAAAAAGCCATaactattgttgtgtgtgtcagccttTAAGAGACCATTATCACAGCTGCCAAATAAACACTCATTCCTGAGGACCTGAAACACAGATGATCTAggaacaagcacacactccaCCTGGTGGTGTAAACAAACATCTTCTAAAACGGATAGCTCctgtccttgattatgattggctgaatcgtgtttgatgctgttgtaaaatccaacacaaacatccaATGCATGactgcatttcgttctatagtactGCTCTACCACAACTTCATACAAAGGTTAGAGTAGCTGCGTCTTGACGTTGTTTGGCAATCATTCAGGTAGAGGAAATATTATCTATGAATAAATCGTTGCtcattgctgtgcctttatttgAAATGATATATGTAgtatccgttttagaaaagcaataaactACTCGAGGCCTCTCAGCTGGAATTAAACAAGGCCGTCCTACCCTGTTTGGTGATCTGGAAGTTCTTCTTGGAGCAGAGCACCACAGCCTGCAGCATCTCGTGGGGCGAGACGTGGGCCTTGAAGTTGCGCGGGTTCCACAGCTTCCTCATCAGCTCCCCGAAGCGCTGCACCAGCAGGAACATGATGTCGCCCGGGGGCCGGCGAATCTCGCGGtagttctcctcctccaggaagTAGTTCCTCAGGGGAGGTACATTAGACAGGGccttgaaagagagaaagaaagagagagagagagagagagagcgggaaagagagagagaaagaaagaaagagagaatcatTTCAATCTATAACCCAAAGttatgtatactgtaggtaggaCACATTTCTTAATCAgcatgtgtatttctgtgtgcatAGTATACGTATCTAAtgctagactgggtaaacctaGCCTGATCTGCCAGCAATTGGATTTCGCACTGcaacacatctatctctcctgcttcctgtccatgtttgctggaTCCAATCACAACTGGCTTATCCAACAGGcgcacccagatcgttggtctgattggttgaaggactatccaaacgtatagtcatttgaactacagtatgcccactgatcacgcctcttgtgcagtagaaatacagcacagactccccagactaatgttcaatcttaaaagattgagcttagtatggtgatagccagactatcgATGCATCTCTATCTGAGGACCTCAACTGGTGTAACTGAATTGCCATTAATAGTCCAGTGACTTGCATAGCATTTACAGACGTGTTTGATGGACTAAGAAAATGAGTATGATCTCCATGTGTACCTGTAGCACTGCATTGGCATAGTCATTGGCTTTGATGTTGTTGAGCCCCACAATGCCAGGCAGATAGGTTGTGCCATCGTAGGCACGGTAGAGACGGCCCTGCTTGTCCAGTCCGCCAATATGCTGGCGAGTAAATGTGGGCTTCAGCACGTACTGCAGTGtttgagaaagggagggagggggagcgagagagagagagagagagatggcaagagacaaagatacagaaagagagacagaacacagtGAGATACACACAATAATTTATCATTAATTGAAGATTGATGAACTTGCACATAACTATCAGCAAATCTTCATGATTTGCTTCAATGTGTAATCCCTTACCACGAGGTCTAAGGAATGCTTGTGACTAGCGGCACTAGGATTACTTGAGTGGTTGATAGCTAGTCAGTGTATGAATATGCATTAATGTGTGCTGCTGTATGCTTCTGATTGTAAGTACAGATGCAATTACAGGTATAGCTAGTACTTTAACGCATTTATGTGAACTCACCGTGATATCTTCTAGCGAAGAGTCAATGATCTCGTAATTGTCAGGCAGACAGTagaatttgagtgtgtgcagaTTTAGGAATACATGGTGAGTGaactgtacactgtgtgtgtaggcgtgagacttctgtcctctccctgtaaacacacatacatacacacacacacacacacacacacacactcttaatcaAGGACTACTGCAGAGTCAGGGTCAGAAAATCAAACATTTGGCCTATATGGCCTGTACATAATATGTATGGTAGATGAAGACTCACCCTGGAAATACTTCCCACAAACTAGACAGGCATACACATTTATGTGGGACAACGAAATGGAGCACAGCTTCTCAAAGTCGAAGTCCAAAACACTCCTGAAAAAAGTAGCCAGCATGAGTTATCATGTCAAAATGTCCTGTATAGGAGCccactttgtgtgtctgttatctGTTAATGACAATAAGCTTCATGACATTAAGAGAGAAAAAATTATGCATCCAAACTCTTttgagagacaggaagtgtgtgagcaagagtgagagacacaTAAAATGGTGTGCCTGTCTTGTCTGTTTACCTGTTGATGGTGTCAAGGTAGGGGCAGTGGCGACTCCTCTTGTCCTCGACATCATGCCCTCGACCCACTTTTACAGGTACTGTTGATTCACATTgataggggaaaaaaacattccagTACATCAATCAAAATCTTATTACATCATTAATGTTAACAACAAAATCAGATCAATAAATAATTGTGGTCACTGGTTAACAAGAATGTGACGTGCTAACTGAAATTAAAGGATACATTAATGGAACATTAAAGGATAGATTCATGTGGAAATTAGGCACTTCAGTTACCATAAGTCATAACATTGCGTCTTCGACAAAATCACAAGGAGTTCTggttaacattaggctacacaagTAGCCTATTCAATAGCTAGTCAAATGACTAAAAGCCAGATGTGTCACGGAGACAATGTATCCTATGTTTGGAACACAAACTAATGCAACTGCATAACAACAAACATCTCCGTCTTTACATCACTTGCGACTACATGTTGTTTATTTAACTACTAGATGGGTAATGTTAGCTTATTACAAGATAACTGCTACAATTGCATGCTTTGCTAACGAGATAGACAAGTAAATCATACACGATACTGAAAGTTGTCCCTAAGTTACCATCATCGTCGTCTTCGTCAATGTCACGTTCACGCTTTATGGTCGCCATCCTCTTTATGAGCACGTCTTTTGACGCAGTAAATAGAGGGGTAATTAAGAAATATATGCACTAATGTTGTTTTAATACACCAACTATGTTTGTATGGCCGAAAGCACTCTGAATCTCCCGGTTACGACCAGGTTACGATCAATGGTTACGACACTTTTACGGCAGTTCAAGCCAACCGAAATCTTACCCAGAGTGATTGTGTAGCGAGAGCGCAAACAGCATGTTTTATCTTAACCAACAGCTCTCAATAAGATAATTTCTTTCCATTTCGATCGCCATACGTCTTCCTTAATATAACTAATTACGAATTATTATTTTACCTAAAAgacaaacattttaaaacacCAGCATTTTCCATTAGATGGCAGTAATGCTTTATGCATTTTACTGAAATGGTGGAAAGAGAATAGTAACTCCGTGTATGACTTTTGTTAGACATCAATTTAATGGTTAAGGTTTTAGAACCATAACCACAACAAGCCAATGATGCGGTGGTCATGTTTGGATGAGCGTTTTAAAAAAGATCACTTTTACTTAATGTGACTGCTTGTTCCAGAAATAATTACAATGGAGGTTTTGCAGGACGGGGATGAGCATGCACTGAAGGATAAACGAGGGGGGCGTTTGGACATGAGTCACGGCTTCTTACACCATATCAGACGAAATCAGAAAGCAAGGTAAAGTTGATCGACTCGGGTCTGTGAAAGTGAACCCATGGAAGTGTTTTTGAAGTCTCTTGTTTAAGTTCTAAATTCCCTTTATGTAAGACACGACATTAAAATCTTAAATTCCCAGTTCCCTATGGTCTCAGTTGTACTTTCTCAGCTAGAGGTTCAGTCACGCATGCGCAAACGACTCTTGTATGAGTGTTGACGCAGGGGCCTTGGTGGCTGAAGATTGTCGTCTTCAGATCAAGTGCTTCACTCTTGCGGACGAATACATTATTAAAGTGTCAATAATCTACATACCACCTTCTTACCCATACAACAACTCAAGTCCAGGGGGGGCACTTTGGAAGTCAATGATGGATTGAAGTCTGAATGATGGGTGGGTTTCCCCTTAGTAGGCCCATCATGacatgtgttcatatgtgtgttttgtagggATGATTATGATAAAGAGGTGAAACAGGCCAAAGAGAAGCAAAAGCGTAGGCATACTACCACCCCCTGTCGACCTCGACGACCCGATCTGCAAGTATATCATCCACGCCACCGGAGTAAGCCATCTGATATGAATGTGCATGTGATACTCACAGGCCTGTGCACGTCATTTTGCTGATGTGTGCCATATCACACACATGTCTAagttatgtgcgtgtgtgtgtcgtgtgtctgAGCAGACGGCCTGGGGCCCCATGAGGCAGCAGATGATTGGCAGGAGAATGAGAGTGGTGACAGCAGCACTGAACAGGAGGGAAACTCAGCCTCTCCGCTCTTCTGGCTGGACTACCAGGCCGACAGCGGACACATTACTTCCTTCATCGTCTGCAAGGTCTGTTGGTGCGCCGATTTTTCTGTGTGAACAAAATTGGGTATACCCACCCTCCCAGTTAAACAGGTGTTTGCAGCAATAAAGTTCAAAtgtcaaagtttattgtcatgaaTATAGAACACTGCTCTACTGTAACATACACATTTGAAGTAGCCATACCCTAAACCGAGGCTAAAGCTGAGAGATTacagttatgattatgattatgttaTATAAGCGATATCAATTCAAGCAAACCTAATGATAATAAACAAGAAATATTtgagaatagtaaataaacaataaagtcattcaatcatataataacagTACTATGGCATGTTAAGCAATATTAAAACAACGTCAGTTTAATTAATggcctaatgaaaacaaaacaacactataCAATACAAACCATAATCATAAGAAGCGTTTAATGAACAAAGTGCATattgaacaaatatgccttaagatgcctcttaaaagatccaaaactattGTTGGAACGGAGAGTACTGGGCAAGTCTCAGATTAATAGAATGTGTGAAGGTGAAGGGAAAACAACTGTTAGTCTCTGATTaatgaatttgtttgtttgtttaccagGAGGATGACCCCGAGAGTGTGGTGATGCGGGTGGCAGAGGAGAACATTCTAGACTCGGCCATGAGAACCGTGCTGCTGGCACGCATCCGCAAGGAGATGGACAAACGGCGTAACAAGCGCTGAGCAAGCAGTCGTAATCAGAGAAGGGACAGGCCGCAAGAACAGCACAACCggcggatgagagagagagagagacagagagtgaagtGATATTAGAGGAAGGGTTGTGGAACCGATGGTGAGGAGTGGGCGAGCGTGGACAGAGACGGAAGGTGAAGAGGTGCAGAGGACTGCACAGCGCTCAGGAAGAGGAGCAGCGAGGGCAGAATTACAGCAGCCGGTCAGCTCGTGGAGCTGCTCTCACAGGACGATGAATGATGAGACAGGCGGACTGCTCGCCTCAGAGTTCAGAGGTCGTAACCTTTCAAGTGCAATCATGGTGGTTTCCTGAAACACAAACCACCATGGACGCTTTCATCTTTCTCATATCTTTCTCACTCatactcagactcagactcagacacagacacagacacaccccaaCTCCTACACAAACATGATCTGGTAATGTTTAGCAGTGTCAGGAATCTGTTGGAAGGTTATGAATTAGTATTGCTGGATCTGGCTATGGCTGCAagagttgtgcatgtgttttctttgtttgttttgtaaaggTGCCTGTGGTAGCATCATTTTGTGTTTTAGTTGGAGTGACGATGCACTGATGGAACAGCAGATACAGAACACTGGGTCAACATACAATAAGCATAAGAAGATGTGCAGTTGTGGAAttaatgcgtctattagaaaaatttgctgtgtgtgtgcgtactgtatgtcacaacacaaacacctcaCATTGCTTGCTGCATTCTCACTCCAGTCAGACATTGATTGCTGTTTACTATTTTTTCCTGTAAATGTTATGACCTCCATcaaagaggttatgtttttggttaggtttgttgttttgtctgtctgtccacaggATTACACAAAAAACCGTATGACTGATTTTCATGAATTTCCGTGGAGCGTGGGCCGAGGAAGAACCGGTTACGCTTTTGGAACTGATCCAGGTCAAACCCTAGATCCAGGAATGATTTTTTTCTACTTTCTTTGGCAAGAAGGGGCACATTGGCCTTGGCAGAGGTCTGTGTTCTGTTTAATGTGTATGTTgaaatatcagtgtgtgtgtgtgcgtgtcattaAAGGGATGTGTGATACAGAAGTCTCACATTTTCCTGAAGCATTTATTTAATAGACATTTTTATCTAAAGCCACATGCACTTCTTGAAAGACAGACATACATGTTGTATTGTACTCTGTGGAACTCAAACCCATCTTGGTGACGTTGGCACAGTCCTCTGGCTGGAGCAGGGGTTTGAAATGAATTTCCGTCCTATCCCGACTATCCTTGCTCCAGGGGTGTGTTCTTAGAATGGCTGCTGATATTCTTTGGGTGTGAGTGCTACGTACTTATCATCTCAGATAggtgtacacatactgtagatatgtgtATAGAAGGGTTCTATACACATCTATGGATCTACATGGCAGGAAAAGATGGAGTCATGCAGAGTAGAGAAGGGAAGGAGCAGGATAGAGACCCCTGTGCAAGAGGACATTCACATAGAAACATTATGTTGATGGACAGCTGAGAGGTGTAGCTTGACAGCATTTGAATTGCTCAACCAGCAGAGGGTGGCATATCTTCAGTAAAGACATCTAAATCTCTGATATGAATATGTGAGTGCAGccaaataggtgtgtgtgtgtgtgtgtgtgtgtgtgtgtgtgtagtaacagGAGAGTAGGCACGGTGAAGCTTTTGCCTTCAGGCTCAGCCAATGAGGCTCCTGTCAGATTCTTGTAGCAGTACACAGTGTGCTATTCTCAGAGGCCaggctagctgtgtgtgtgtgtgtatgtgtgtgtgtgtgtgtgttagtgtgcgggGGGGCCATGAATGGTCTCTTTCTCATGCTCCTGTGGCTTcagtgtgttgtgattggccaCTGGGGAACCTAAATGTAGCATGTAGCAacagctcttcctctctctccctctctctctctctcactctcacacacacacacacacacacacactcatgcatgtcCACAATTCCCCATGCACGCACAGAGGCGCATATGGGATTATGTAACAGTTCCACAGGGGTGTGTCACTCAGACA contains:
- the c8h2orf68 gene encoding UPF0561 protein C2orf68 homolog isoform X1; translated protein: MEVLQDGDEHALKDKRGGRLDMSHGFLHHIRRNQKARDDYDKEVKQAKEKQKRRHTTTPCRPRRPDLQVYHPRHRTDGLGPHEAADDWQENESGDSSTEQEGNSASPLFWLDYQADSGHITSFIVCKEDDPESVVMRVAEENILDSAMRTVLLARIRKEMDKRRNKR
- the c8h2orf68 gene encoding UPF0561 protein C2orf68 homolog isoform X2 codes for the protein MEVLQDGDEHALKDKRGGRLDMSHGFLHHIRRNQKARDDYDKEVKQAKEKQKRRHTTTPCRPRRPDLQVYHPRHRNGLGPHEAADDWQENESGDSSTEQEGNSASPLFWLDYQADSGHITSFIVCKEDDPESVVMRVAEENILDSAMRTVLLARIRKEMDKRRNKR